The genomic DNA TGACAGGGTCCGGGCCGTCGTCGAAGGTCAGGGCCAGCGCCCGGCGCGACTGCGGCCCGGCGCGCAGCACGCCCAGGTTGGCCCACTGCGCCAGCACGTACGGCACGCCGACGTACCCGGCCACCAGCCCGGCGAGCGCGCCCAGGGCAGCCCGGCGGGCGTTCACGCGCGGCCCGAGCGGCGCAGCAGCGCGGCGGCGACCCGGTCGGCGGCGTCCGGCACGCCCACGGCGCGGGCGGCTGCACTCATGGCAGGGTGGACATCGGCGTCCAGGGCGCGCAGTACCGCGCCGCGCAGATCGTGCCGGTCCCGCGCCCACGTGGCCGCGCCGTGCCGCACGAGGTAATCGGCGTTGTGCTCCTCCTGGCCGGGAATGGGTTCGTGCACCACGAAGGGCACGCCCAGGGCGGTCGCCTCCGCGACGGTCAGGCCCCCTGCCTTGCCCACCACCAGGTCCGTGGCGGCCAGCAGTTCCGGGAAGGCGGTGGAATACCCGAGCTGGTGGATGGTCGCGCCACCCACCTCCTCCACGCCGCGGCCCGTTGCGCCGGCCATCACCAGCACCTGCACCCGCCGGCCCAGCGACGCGAGCTCCGACACCACACCCGCCAGCGCCCGGTACGCGCCGGTGCCGCCGCCCGAGATCAGCACCAGCGGCTGGTCCGGACGCAGGCCGTGCTGCTCGCGCAGCGCGCCGCGGTCTGCGCCGATCAGACCGCGGTACACGGGCGCAATTGGAATGCCCGTCACCTCGATGCGGTCTTCGGGAATGCCCCAGCGGGCCATCTGCT from Deinococcus metalli includes the following:
- a CDS encoding MGDG synthase family glycosyltransferase: MTDVAPLRALILSASFGNGHHQAQHAVDLALRAAGPPLEALHADFLSYLNPLERAVTAGTYALWLRHAPGMYRAFYEWTDRASEPRAVTGTFSWLGLGGMRRDVRRARPEIVLSSYPTSVALAHAAGQQLGATFLNALVVTDYRIHHHWARPEANAVFVPSEEAREQMARWGIPEDRIEVTGIPIAPVYRGLIGADRGALREQHGLRPDQPLVLISGGGTGAYRALAGVVSELASLGRRVQVLVMAGATGRGVEEVGGATIHQLGYSTAFPELLAATDLVVGKAGGLTVAEATALGVPFVVHEPIPGQEEHNADYLVRHGAATWARDRHDLRGAVLRALDADVHPAMSAAARAVGVPDAADRVAAALLRRSGRA